A genomic window from Fibrobacterota bacterium includes:
- a CDS encoding WYL domain-containing protein — MNSRYQSSQSRSGQAQLLVEALQRGNLCNACVMELLAIKSRTNLSEVIERANLELANSHILTFPDARSCPKCNVERRTLYTIAQKNQPRTASAAPPGISSLRQDLQAFLSNLERHPDPSESGLEVTVFSPLFVGTDWDLWGRLHGAIHDHRVVRMSYNDKPYVVAPMHLWWAQGSWYLMAYRMEQTADGRSWRKAANGMRSGLKMARIKQPTLEPNISFPTDLPDPRQWLGCGDWLFRGDAADNKTAVVVLGKHLLHYFRERLESGIDAEYRLWDFQDPIPDWVRGLLTPTVCRQLSTNAAEALASYQGASNPEGDPQTREMLEDDTPAALVAFPYPYGAKGAEGRRVGEFEAARRVLSWGGEAVALSPASLSNRVRELARIACERQTGAQDRNW, encoded by the coding sequence ATGAATTCCCGATACCAATCCAGTCAATCCCGCTCTGGGCAGGCGCAACTTCTGGTGGAAGCCTTGCAGCGAGGCAACTTGTGCAATGCTTGTGTCATGGAATTGTTAGCGATCAAATCCAGGACCAACCTCAGTGAGGTGATAGAGCGTGCGAACCTGGAATTGGCCAACAGCCATATCTTGACTTTCCCGGATGCGCGTTCCTGCCCCAAGTGTAACGTCGAGCGTCGCACCCTTTACACGATCGCTCAGAAGAATCAACCGCGTACAGCAAGCGCGGCTCCGCCCGGCATTTCCAGCCTGCGGCAAGATTTGCAAGCGTTCTTGTCCAACCTGGAACGCCACCCGGACCCTTCCGAATCCGGATTGGAAGTGACCGTGTTCAGCCCGCTGTTCGTGGGCACCGATTGGGACCTGTGGGGCAGGTTGCATGGCGCGATCCACGACCACCGGGTAGTGCGTATGAGCTACAACGACAAACCCTATGTGGTCGCTCCCATGCATTTGTGGTGGGCCCAGGGATCGTGGTATCTGATGGCCTACCGGATGGAGCAGACGGCCGATGGCCGATCTTGGCGCAAGGCCGCCAACGGAATGCGATCTGGACTGAAGATGGCACGGATCAAGCAACCCACCCTGGAACCGAACATCTCCTTCCCTACCGACCTCCCCGACCCTAGACAGTGGTTGGGATGCGGTGATTGGCTCTTCCGTGGCGACGCTGCCGACAACAAAACCGCCGTGGTGGTTTTGGGCAAACATCTGCTCCACTATTTCCGGGAGCGTCTGGAATCCGGAATCGACGCAGAATACAGACTCTGGGATTTCCAGGACCCCATTCCCGACTGGGTACGCGGACTCCTAACTCCAACGGTGTGCCGTCAATTGTCCACCAACGCAGCGGAAGCCTTGGCATCTTACCAAGGCGCTTCCAATCCGGAGGGAGATCCACAAACCCGCGAAATGCTGGAAGACGACACACCCGCCGCCCTGGTCGCATTTCCGTATCCGTACGGGGCCAAGGGTGCGGAAGGAAGGCGGGTCGGCGAATTCGAGGCCGCCCGCCGTGTGCTTTCGTGGGGCGGCGAGGCGGTGGCGCTCTCACCCGCCTCGCTTTCTAACCGAGTGCGCGAACTGGCACGGATCGCCTGCGAACGGCAGACCGGGGCTCAGGACAGAAATTGGTGA
- a CDS encoding WYL domain-containing protein → MANAFRAKSSVTSDAKAILQILHSGDSCQECLVSHVLGIAAKHTFLERMRVAGTIEPNFRILVHPGQTHCPVCKTNQRTVYTLAPSKTGLAKTSGSEIVSLEQDLKSFLAVLERDGSTEANQSCISVFGPLFIRTNWDLWGQLHKAIHDGVVLSLKYGETTHLALPLHLWWAQGSWYLAAHFLRNGAEGRGVVPRPDGFRSGLNLARISEVTALREVQRPEAPIDAVEWLGSGDWLFRNRASENGEAVVLLGSRLLHHFKERLRQGENDRIELWEFGSPLPSWIPASLPPSLVKDLRKDPMDAVSWYAAVSAGDDPQTQLFMESDSPAAIVRFPYPAAAMSGEGMRVGEFEAARKILSWGAEAVVLAPVGLVNRVRELARVIGDRHGDRS, encoded by the coding sequence ATGGCAAACGCATTTCGCGCCAAGTCTTCTGTCACCTCCGATGCCAAGGCGATTCTCCAGATTCTGCACAGCGGAGATTCCTGCCAGGAGTGCCTGGTCAGCCACGTTCTGGGCATTGCGGCCAAGCACACCTTTCTGGAACGGATGCGGGTTGCAGGCACGATCGAGCCCAACTTCCGAATTTTGGTGCACCCAGGTCAAACCCACTGCCCCGTTTGCAAAACGAACCAGCGTACGGTCTACACCTTGGCCCCATCCAAAACTGGATTGGCCAAGACCAGCGGAAGTGAAATCGTCTCGCTCGAGCAGGACCTGAAATCCTTCCTGGCGGTGCTGGAGCGTGATGGAAGCACAGAGGCCAACCAAAGCTGTATTTCCGTGTTCGGTCCGTTGTTCATCCGCACGAACTGGGATTTGTGGGGGCAGTTGCACAAGGCCATCCACGACGGCGTGGTGTTGAGTCTCAAGTACGGAGAAACCACACACCTAGCCCTTCCGCTGCACCTGTGGTGGGCTCAAGGATCCTGGTACTTGGCCGCACATTTCCTGCGCAATGGCGCCGAAGGCCGCGGCGTGGTGCCAAGGCCGGACGGATTTCGTTCCGGCCTCAACTTGGCGAGAATTTCCGAAGTCACCGCCTTGCGCGAAGTGCAACGTCCAGAAGCTCCGATCGATGCCGTGGAATGGCTGGGATCGGGCGATTGGCTATTCCGTAACCGTGCGTCAGAAAATGGCGAAGCGGTGGTGCTGTTGGGAAGCAGGCTTCTGCACCACTTCAAGGAGAGGCTCCGCCAAGGAGAGAACGACCGCATCGAGCTCTGGGAGTTCGGATCACCTCTCCCCTCCTGGATCCCGGCTTCGCTTCCGCCCTCGTTGGTCAAAGACCTCCGGAAGGATCCCATGGATGCGGTGTCGTGGTATGCGGCTGTTTCGGCTGGGGACGACCCGCAAACGCAGCTGTTTATGGAATCGGATTCGCCGGCCGCGATTGTCCGCTTTCCGTACCCCGCCGCCGCCATGTCCGGCGAAGGGATGCGGGTTGGCGAGTTCGAGGCAGCCAGAAAGATTTTGTCGTGGGGTGCTGAGGCGGTTGTCTTGGCGCCGGTGGGATTGGTCAACAGGGTCAGGGAGCTGGCGAGGGTTATTGGAGATAGGCACGGAGACCGATCATGA
- a CDS encoding ATP-binding protein, translating into MKFQLPSKTRTSDTTWWEAYLLCQMILHTPTRRSSAMEHYWRDAIAQSILPLRKSETRSVQGFEALLEDLLIELKAFQPSGVFTANTSALAELLGLDHASVSIVRLVAILESASWLTSLLDNFCDCEYGYLRILEFFSDLLEISKDEFLAALDAESPLLRTGVLSIEPGMARTGSMISLQDGLARRLCTEQRGLEGLLGQFIDSAPKIQLNLEDFPHMKAEIDAMRDCLAPGRPTHGQPAHVLLSGAPGTGKTQFALALCQSLGRRPILAPCQDSQGRSASGAARRMALALARHMFQSDATSVLVVDEAENLVESDSFALAIGRESSPSPEKAWMNRFLESDGMPMIWIVNTPDALDPSVLRRFTWTVPFRIPPRRVRRQILDRHLAGQSLPNRFLEELADRDDLPPYEAARLARIGAMSEGAKPKEDLLRLALTMSDRFLGRQCPPTVSHATDFDPQLLNLSTDLPQLLNALSRQGCGRLGFFGPPGTGKSMLAHEIARVADRPLLQKTGANLLGMYVGETEKAIARAFEEASDEGAVLFLDEIDSIAGDRSQATKSWERSQTNELLVRLEQFPGMAIVATNHLDALDPAVARRIDRKIEFRDLRPEQAWSLFTKHVQDATSEIQKGLGELTGLRLGDFAAVLRGLRVQEQELTSHHLLEGLRQELRFRPGAKVRSMGFGA; encoded by the coding sequence ATGAAGTTCCAGCTTCCTAGCAAAACGCGCACAAGCGACACCACTTGGTGGGAAGCTTACCTGCTGTGTCAGATGATCCTGCACACTCCTACTCGCCGATCCAGTGCGATGGAGCATTACTGGCGGGACGCCATTGCGCAGTCCATTCTCCCCTTGCGCAAATCGGAGACAAGGTCAGTTCAAGGATTCGAGGCCCTCCTGGAGGATCTGCTCATCGAATTGAAGGCGTTCCAGCCATCAGGTGTTTTCACGGCCAATACATCCGCCTTAGCGGAACTCCTCGGGTTGGACCATGCGTCGGTTTCGATTGTCAGGCTGGTTGCGATCCTGGAGTCGGCCAGCTGGCTAACCAGCTTGCTGGACAATTTCTGTGATTGCGAATATGGGTACTTGCGGATCCTCGAGTTTTTCTCCGACCTGTTGGAAATTTCCAAGGACGAATTCCTCGCGGCTCTGGATGCCGAGTCACCGCTTTTGCGTACGGGAGTCCTCAGCATTGAACCTGGGATGGCTCGAACTGGATCCATGATTTCCTTGCAGGATGGACTCGCCAGAAGACTGTGCACCGAGCAGCGTGGATTGGAAGGATTACTAGGGCAATTCATCGATTCGGCACCGAAAATTCAGTTGAACCTGGAAGATTTCCCGCACATGAAAGCGGAAATCGACGCCATGCGGGATTGTCTGGCACCAGGCAGACCCACTCACGGTCAACCCGCACACGTTTTGTTGTCGGGGGCACCGGGTACCGGCAAAACCCAATTTGCGCTTGCCTTGTGCCAATCGCTGGGTCGCAGACCAATCCTGGCCCCGTGCCAAGACTCGCAAGGACGATCCGCATCGGGAGCCGCTCGCCGGATGGCCCTGGCGTTGGCTAGGCACATGTTCCAATCCGACGCCACCAGTGTACTGGTGGTCGACGAAGCGGAAAACCTGGTGGAATCAGATTCCTTTGCGCTGGCCATTGGGCGCGAAAGTTCACCAAGCCCGGAAAAGGCCTGGATGAACCGGTTCTTGGAGTCGGATGGAATGCCCATGATTTGGATTGTCAATACCCCGGATGCGTTGGATCCGTCCGTGCTGCGGCGCTTCACCTGGACCGTCCCGTTTCGGATTCCACCGCGCCGAGTTAGAAGACAGATTCTGGACAGACATTTGGCGGGCCAATCCCTGCCTAACCGCTTCCTGGAGGAACTCGCCGATCGCGACGATCTGCCCCCCTACGAAGCTGCTCGGCTGGCCAGGATCGGCGCCATGTCCGAAGGCGCCAAGCCCAAGGAAGACCTGTTGCGACTCGCGTTGACGATGTCGGACCGGTTCCTGGGACGCCAATGCCCTCCAACAGTGTCCCACGCGACGGATTTTGACCCGCAACTGTTGAACCTCAGCACCGATCTTCCCCAGCTTCTGAACGCTCTCTCCCGACAGGGTTGCGGACGACTTGGGTTCTTTGGCCCTCCCGGCACCGGAAAGAGCATGCTGGCTCACGAGATCGCGCGCGTGGCTGACCGCCCCTTGCTCCAAAAAACGGGAGCGAACCTGTTGGGGATGTATGTGGGGGAAACGGAAAAAGCCATCGCTAGGGCATTTGAAGAGGCCTCGGACGAAGGCGCGGTGTTATTTCTGGACGAGATCGATTCGATCGCGGGCGACCGCAGCCAAGCCACCAAGTCTTGGGAGCGATCACAGACCAATGAACTGTTGGTACGGCTCGAGCAGTTCCCGGGGATGGCGATCGTGGCGACAAACCACTTGGATGCGCTGGACCCCGCCGTGGCGCGCCGCATCGATCGGAAGATCGAATTCCGAGACCTGCGACCAGAACAGGCTTGGAGTCTGTTCACCAAGCATGTCCAGGATGCAACCAGTGAAATCCAGAAGGGTCTGGGCGAATTGACTGGCCTGCGCCTGGGAGATTTTGCCGCCGTCTTGCGGGGACTGAGAGTGCAAGAGCAGGAACTCACCTCGCATCATCTGTTGGAAGGATTGCGCCAGGAACTCAGGTTCCGACCTGGGGCCAAAGTCCGATCGATGGGCTTTGGCGCATGA
- a CDS encoding tetratricopeptide repeat protein, translated as MMVILFEMGDLLLELFPTAAGDPHQLLAVLADAYAVGPYKPRVSLEGNLVRVEIDEVTIEHHHSDFKKLVKWCDAGQYGKARPLLERLIVENPSVSEYHRFLGQILFDLKNFEGATSSLIDALRWDPRNKSALVMMANLQAKVHRNSIAAMRYMEEAFRLAPDDITVVNNLGALEMRRGNAARARELFQRALVIDPKYTQSLYGLASLDATAGDFPVAVDGILQAIRANGRNDGFGKHMLQEALNWASQIPEDSVRTLRDGYAAKLEILGGRSVHFLPDESLTAAASIQFAELYGRDHHIVRFRPHSAGLPHLQMHELVHLELALEARALHKNCVIVSDGDHFASFKKAMDPAIRKLRSSGQPEENVTPFLRSIFHGLNARSYNAPIDLIIELRLHAEFPDLRPVQLLSLHRLLLEALASVVDAASIEYVTPNILSAVRVYNLTLAFLFEHLYGISMVSEFKATPRERDRAALLWTEAQNFWKAREGGAEYPWLLQWADSLHTSSYFDLVDEDEYLSSMQRTSDLLESVEADPFGLESRVVEKDHDTTLFQESQRKIQETQGLNQAVAHFMLDAREYFDKLSQPEIQAIAMEIAMVGANGIGPEKSGYTVKSVPGQSFTGNRLLAWYYVSFALSLPAILPKLGLPFAAEWAWAKEQDLPPA; from the coding sequence ATGATGGTGATCCTTTTTGAGATGGGTGACCTGCTCCTGGAACTCTTCCCTACGGCAGCTGGTGATCCACACCAACTGCTTGCCGTTCTCGCGGACGCCTACGCAGTCGGTCCGTACAAACCGCGGGTATCCCTCGAAGGAAACCTGGTCAGGGTTGAAATCGATGAAGTCACCATCGAGCACCACCATTCGGATTTCAAGAAACTGGTGAAGTGGTGTGACGCCGGTCAGTACGGAAAAGCACGCCCACTCCTGGAAAGACTGATCGTAGAGAACCCGAGCGTCTCCGAGTACCATCGCTTCCTTGGGCAAATCCTCTTCGACTTGAAAAACTTCGAAGGTGCGACGAGCAGCTTGATCGATGCCTTACGTTGGGATCCTCGGAACAAGTCGGCACTTGTCATGATGGCGAACCTACAGGCCAAGGTCCACAGGAACTCCATCGCTGCAATGCGTTACATGGAGGAGGCGTTTCGGCTTGCTCCCGACGACATCACTGTCGTCAACAATCTTGGCGCTCTCGAGATGCGTCGCGGAAACGCAGCCAGGGCCCGCGAACTATTTCAGCGTGCGTTGGTAATCGATCCAAAGTACACCCAGTCCCTGTATGGGCTTGCGAGCTTGGATGCGACTGCCGGCGATTTCCCCGTTGCCGTTGATGGAATCCTTCAAGCGATCCGAGCCAACGGTCGGAACGATGGCTTCGGAAAGCATATGCTTCAGGAAGCCCTGAATTGGGCTTCACAGATCCCTGAAGATTCTGTGAGAACCTTGCGTGACGGTTATGCCGCCAAGCTCGAGATCCTCGGCGGCAGGTCAGTCCATTTCCTTCCTGATGAATCTTTGACAGCTGCGGCCAGCATCCAGTTTGCCGAGCTCTACGGTCGTGACCACCACATTGTTCGCTTCAGGCCGCATTCGGCTGGGCTCCCTCATCTCCAGATGCATGAGCTTGTCCACCTGGAGCTTGCGTTGGAAGCCAGAGCCCTGCACAAAAACTGCGTCATCGTTTCCGACGGGGACCATTTCGCATCCTTCAAGAAAGCGATGGATCCCGCGATCCGCAAGCTCAGGAGCAGCGGTCAACCTGAGGAAAATGTCACACCCTTCCTTCGCAGCATTTTTCACGGACTCAACGCGCGCTCCTACAACGCGCCGATCGATTTGATCATTGAGCTTCGCTTGCATGCCGAGTTCCCAGATCTTCGACCTGTACAGCTGCTGTCGTTACACCGGCTACTTCTGGAAGCCCTTGCCTCTGTCGTCGACGCAGCTTCGATCGAGTACGTCACGCCCAACATTCTGAGTGCAGTCCGCGTCTACAACCTGACGCTGGCGTTCCTGTTCGAACACCTTTATGGCATCTCCATGGTTTCGGAATTCAAGGCCACCCCACGTGAGCGCGACCGCGCCGCGTTGCTCTGGACGGAAGCACAGAATTTCTGGAAGGCTCGGGAAGGTGGAGCGGAGTACCCATGGCTTCTACAGTGGGCAGACAGCCTTCACACCAGCTCGTACTTCGACCTCGTGGACGAAGACGAGTACCTGAGCTCGATGCAACGAACATCGGATCTGCTCGAGTCTGTTGAGGCAGATCCCTTTGGTCTGGAGTCGCGGGTAGTCGAGAAGGACCACGACACCACCCTGTTCCAAGAGAGCCAGCGCAAGATTCAGGAGACGCAGGGACTCAACCAGGCTGTCGCCCACTTCATGCTCGACGCCCGTGAGTACTTCGACAAGCTTTCCCAGCCGGAGATTCAGGCGATCGCCATGGAGATCGCAATGGTTGGGGCAAACGGAATCGGACCTGAAAAGTCCGGTTACACGGTCAAAAGCGTTCCAGGACAGAGCTTTACTGGGAATCGTCTTCTGGCTTGGTACTACGTCAGCTTTGCGCTGTCACTCCCAGCCATTTTGCCGAAGCTGGGTTTGCCCTTCGCAGCGGAGTGGGCCTGGGCCAAGGAACAGGACCTACCGCCGGCGTAG
- a CDS encoding integrase arm-type DNA-binding domain-containing protein, translating to MLTDLQIKKARYVECQGNTLSDGQGLQIRLKPSGAKLWLLRYLYPRLDPRTGKIRKVENTLSFGAYPDVPIATQTLGGVTITGARELAQRARALLAKGIDPATMRDVFRGTGDGANSFSSIAEEWLDKQRSELAGSYVTTIEGRLAKYVFPFLASRSISEISTMEVLAMLRSIEKRGILESARRVQGLCHQIFEFARISGRLTGVNPASGLAKALKSPNTKHFATLTNPKDIAGLIRAVSDYRGETQTRIAILFGILTFVRPGNLRFAEWSEFQNLDDLDHAEWRIPGKKMKVKTEIDFVVPLCRQAIDLLNEIRPLAGQSRFVFPAPRSSKRPMSNNTVNGALRRLGFSKEELTGHGFRAMARTVCHEVLKFQPEVIEEQLGHRKLEALGGAYDRTTHMDDRRNLMVAWADWLDKIVLENGPQNVG from the coding sequence GTGCTTACAGACCTACAGATAAAAAAAGCCAGATACGTAGAGTGCCAAGGAAACACCCTTAGTGACGGGCAAGGACTACAGATCCGGCTCAAGCCATCAGGCGCTAAGCTGTGGCTCCTCCGGTACCTTTACCCTCGGTTAGATCCTCGGACCGGAAAAATCAGGAAGGTTGAGAATACACTTTCCTTCGGAGCGTATCCGGATGTCCCGATTGCCACGCAAACCTTGGGTGGGGTTACGATCACCGGCGCACGCGAATTGGCACAACGTGCCCGCGCGCTTCTAGCTAAGGGAATCGATCCAGCAACTATGCGCGACGTCTTCCGTGGAACTGGAGACGGAGCAAACTCCTTCTCATCGATCGCCGAGGAATGGTTGGACAAGCAGCGGTCCGAACTCGCCGGTAGCTATGTGACAACGATCGAAGGGCGCCTGGCGAAGTACGTGTTCCCGTTCCTCGCTAGCCGGAGCATCAGCGAGATCTCGACCATGGAAGTTCTGGCGATGCTGCGGTCGATCGAAAAACGCGGCATCCTGGAATCAGCGCGACGTGTCCAAGGACTCTGCCACCAGATTTTCGAGTTCGCCAGAATCTCCGGCCGGCTCACCGGGGTGAACCCCGCGAGCGGTTTGGCAAAGGCTCTGAAAAGTCCAAACACCAAACACTTCGCGACGTTGACGAATCCGAAAGACATCGCTGGACTCATCCGGGCGGTCTCGGATTACCGCGGCGAGACCCAAACCAGGATCGCGATCCTTTTTGGAATTCTGACTTTCGTAAGACCCGGCAACCTGAGGTTCGCGGAGTGGAGTGAATTCCAAAACTTGGATGACCTCGATCACGCAGAGTGGCGGATTCCAGGGAAAAAGATGAAGGTGAAAACCGAGATCGACTTCGTGGTGCCCCTATGCAGACAAGCGATCGACCTCTTGAATGAGATCCGCCCGTTGGCTGGACAGAGTCGGTTTGTGTTTCCAGCACCGCGATCCAGCAAACGCCCAATGAGCAACAACACAGTCAACGGCGCCTTGCGACGGCTTGGATTTTCGAAGGAAGAATTGACAGGCCATGGATTTCGGGCCATGGCCCGAACGGTGTGCCACGAGGTTCTCAAATTTCAGCCGGAAGTCATCGAGGAACAACTTGGCCATCGCAAACTCGAGGCTCTTGGTGGTGCCTACGACCGCACAACTCACATGGACGATCGTCGGAATCTGATGGTGGCATGGGCGGACTGGCTGGACAAAATTGTCCTGGAGAACGGTCCACAAAACGTCGGCTAG
- a CDS encoding VCBS domain-containing protein, giving the protein MFQRMSASIAGIVLALLMTGCDSNSTSVSTNTEPGSTTGPLGIHGKVVVQYGSAAGLTVRLRSTGATTKTDAAGTWAFPVAASRSAVVAAARTAAGTDSVTVSSTSDTAAQTITTVPVLGDSTPVVALVYHELRGYLSNPRPGQTYVIRVHVRKPDSTTTTLRTWWNSNANQFTGFVYIPAGLNSVRFQANVYAAGDTNTVIGISTILNVPTDIAGGVEFGSFGYTNLGLRPMLTGIPTVPASYMSTLWLSVSAGDTTLTGAGLRAPYRFSYRIGDSSWVALGTAATAASTLPLQVVVGDALAKNPRIQIRIQDAAGDSATTTVAVNVNAPLVRSTAKLVYHCVLDSSRKVVWYDTTLENTTRDLFNDTVLYITSGTRWRQDTGFGTLSLSLPTQFWDTATASTIATKGSKLEAQISSIYIRAGNGSTGTFLYRFITSDPLRSVDNITGAPINYSPGDTISLVTGSGISIYGDKAPFSNTLAGTPKQFQILGIYKLN; this is encoded by the coding sequence ATGTTCCAGCGTATGTCAGCATCGATTGCTGGGATCGTACTCGCGTTACTGATGACTGGATGCGACTCCAACAGCACCAGTGTCAGCACCAACACCGAACCCGGAAGCACAACCGGGCCACTCGGCATCCACGGCAAGGTTGTGGTCCAATACGGAAGCGCCGCCGGACTAACGGTCCGGCTTCGGAGCACCGGCGCCACCACGAAAACCGACGCCGCCGGCACCTGGGCATTCCCAGTCGCCGCAAGTCGATCCGCTGTGGTTGCAGCTGCACGCACGGCAGCTGGCACGGACTCCGTGACCGTGTCCAGCACCAGCGATACCGCTGCACAGACCATCACAACCGTGCCGGTACTGGGTGACTCCACACCGGTAGTGGCCTTGGTGTACCATGAACTGCGCGGATACCTCAGCAACCCCAGGCCTGGACAAACCTACGTGATCCGCGTCCACGTGAGGAAGCCGGACTCCACAACCACAACGCTCCGTACCTGGTGGAACTCCAACGCAAACCAGTTCACGGGCTTCGTCTACATTCCCGCGGGATTGAACAGTGTCCGGTTCCAAGCCAACGTCTACGCCGCCGGGGATACGAACACCGTCATCGGAATCAGTACGATCTTGAACGTACCCACGGACATCGCCGGTGGTGTTGAGTTCGGCAGCTTCGGCTACACCAACCTGGGCTTGCGTCCGATGCTGACCGGGATCCCAACCGTACCCGCCAGTTACATGAGTACGCTTTGGTTGTCCGTGTCCGCAGGAGACACCACGCTGACCGGAGCCGGACTCCGTGCTCCGTATCGGTTCAGCTACCGCATTGGTGACAGTTCCTGGGTTGCACTTGGTACCGCGGCGACAGCGGCGTCGACGCTTCCACTGCAGGTAGTTGTTGGTGACGCTTTGGCCAAGAACCCCCGGATCCAGATCCGGATCCAGGACGCCGCCGGGGACTCCGCAACCACAACCGTTGCAGTCAATGTGAACGCACCGTTGGTCCGGTCAACCGCAAAATTGGTCTATCACTGCGTTCTGGATAGTAGCCGCAAGGTGGTGTGGTACGATACCACGTTGGAGAATACAACGCGTGACTTGTTCAATGACACCGTACTGTACATCACATCAGGTACACGCTGGCGGCAGGACACCGGATTTGGCACGTTGTCGTTGTCGCTTCCGACGCAGTTTTGGGACACCGCTACAGCGAGCACTATCGCAACCAAGGGGTCGAAGCTAGAAGCGCAAATCAGTTCCATTTACATTCGAGCTGGAAACGGAAGCACCGGCACTTTTCTGTACCGCTTCATAACCTCGGATCCCTTACGTTCGGTAGACAACATCACCGGCGCCCCTATCAACTACTCCCCCGGTGACACCATATCTTTGGTGACTGGCAGTGGTATATCGATCTACGGCGACAAAGCCCCATTTTCGAATACACTGGCCGGCACCCCGAAGCAGTTCCAAATCCTTGGTATCTACAAGCTGAACTGA
- a CDS encoding helix-turn-helix transcriptional regulator: MESRRRQSLSEAGARIRKLRLAAKLTQTQVALHLGIPYQVYQRYERGDASIPSDRLAGIAEALKVPVEDLVPTGKSKIAKKNSYEHILAPDELELVQVYRKIQDRKTRAGLLQVARGLSSASQA; encoded by the coding sequence GTGGAATCCAGAAGAAGACAGTCCCTCAGCGAGGCCGGCGCGCGCATCAGGAAGCTGCGGCTTGCCGCCAAGCTGACCCAGACCCAGGTGGCTCTGCATTTGGGCATTCCTTACCAAGTCTACCAGCGGTACGAGCGCGGTGACGCGTCGATTCCGTCGGACAGGCTCGCTGGGATCGCGGAAGCATTGAAGGTGCCGGTTGAAGACTTGGTTCCGACTGGTAAGTCAAAAATTGCCAAGAAGAATTCCTACGAACATATTCTCGCTCCTGACGAACTTGAGCTTGTGCAGGTGTACCGCAAGATCCAAGACCGAAAAACACGCGCAGGCCTTCTCCAGGTCGCCCGAGGTCTGAGCTCGGCGAGCCAGGCGTAA